The Proteus vulgaris genome has a segment encoding these proteins:
- a CDS encoding Predicted transporter component, with product MSIKWVLVISGIVIGAIALLLGVNGNPPNMGVCVACFIRDSAGSMGLHNTETVQYLRPEIFGFILGSFVAALLFKEFQSKAGSAPIIRFMLGFLMMAGCLVFLGCPLRMVLRIGAGDLNAIIGLVGLIIGIGVGSLFIKKGFSLPRNYRQSPVEGFILPIICIFLFALFLWNSGIFNASVKGPGASHAPIWMSIIAGLIIGFIIQRTRFCFIGMAKHVFLSRNYNMALGVVALTLIILLGNLYLGKFNLGFENQPIAHNDGLWNFLSMMLVGLCGVFITGCPLRQTCQCRARQFRCCNQCTRAC from the coding sequence ATGTCTATAAAATGGGTTTTAGTCATATCTGGAATTGTTATTGGTGCTATCGCTTTACTTCTAGGTGTTAATGGGAATCCCCCTAATATGGGTGTTTGTGTTGCTTGCTTTATTCGTGACAGTGCAGGCAGTATGGGATTACATAATACTGAAACCGTACAATATCTTCGTCCTGAAATATTCGGTTTTATTCTCGGTTCATTTGTAGCAGCCTTACTTTTCAAAGAGTTTCAATCAAAAGCCGGATCAGCGCCAATCATTCGCTTTATGTTGGGCTTTTTAATGATGGCCGGTTGCTTAGTTTTCTTAGGTTGCCCATTAAGAATGGTACTTCGTATTGGTGCGGGAGATTTAAACGCAATAATAGGATTAGTTGGATTAATCATTGGAATTGGTGTTGGAAGCCTATTCATAAAAAAAGGATTTTCTCTTCCAAGAAATTATCGTCAGTCGCCTGTAGAAGGCTTTATTTTGCCAATTATATGCATATTTCTATTCGCTTTATTCTTATGGAATAGTGGTATTTTTAACGCTAGTGTAAAAGGCCCTGGCGCAAGTCATGCTCCAATATGGATGTCTATTATTGCAGGACTTATTATTGGTTTTATTATTCAACGAACTCGATTTTGTTTCATAGGAATGGCAAAACATGTCTTTTTATCACGTAACTATAATATGGCCCTTGGCGTAGTCGCACTAACACTTATTATTCTCTTAGGTAATCTCTATTTAGGCAAATTTAACCTTGGATTTGAAAATCAACCTATTGCTCATAATGATGGTTTATGGAATTTTCTCTCTATGATGCTTGTCGGGCTTTGTGGTGTATTTATCACTGGTTGTCCATTACGCCAAACTTGCCAATGCAGGGCAAGGCAATTCCGATGCTGCAATCAGTGTACTAGGGCATGTTAG
- a CDS encoding Protein of uncharacterised function (DUF3343) codes for MTHNYLFLFHEQYAVKKLHHQLQKDNFFSSVIDAPRKLSSECELAVSVYFSNNETYKYYINDNIRVVYKVDLDRF; via the coding sequence ATGACGCATAATTATTTATTTCTTTTTCATGAACAATATGCGGTCAAAAAACTTCACCATCAACTCCAAAAGGATAATTTTTTCTCAAGCGTAATTGATGCACCAAGAAAATTATCTTCTGAGTGTGAATTAGCAGTGTCTGTTTATTTTTCTAATAATGAAACTTATAAATATTATATTAATGATAATATTAGAGTTGTTTATAAAGTAGATTTAGATAGATTTTAA